A stretch of Pseudoliparis swirei isolate HS2019 ecotype Mariana Trench chromosome 14, NWPU_hadal_v1, whole genome shotgun sequence DNA encodes these proteins:
- the arl6ip6 gene encoding ADP-ribosylation factor-like protein 6-interacting protein 6 has product MSGPGLKPWSAVALSVLSSAGAAAAGGCLGALVYPVLTELKADWTEERVLGPWIILVLSVLVGCVCCLFSWTLTHLDSYGPDTGPPPTHLRDVSDPGGLVGSGVAGLNGLLAMLTVIWSLT; this is encoded by the exons ATGTCCGGACCGGGTCTCAAGCCGTGGTCCGCCGTCGCGCTGTCGGTGCTGAGCTCCGCCGGAGCGGCGGCCGCTGGAGGCTGCCTGGGCGCCCTGGTCTACCCGGTCCTCACAG AGCTGAAGGCAGATTGGACTGAAGAGAGGGTTTTGG gtccCTGGATTATCCTAGTCCTCTCAGTCCTAGTAGGCTGTGTTTGCTGTCTCTTCTCATGGACCCTGACCCACCTGGACTCGTACGGGCCGGATACGGGACCACCACCGACCCACCTGAG agatgtcTCTGACCCGGGTGGCCTCGTGGGTTCTGGTGTAGCGGGGCTGAACGGCCTCTTGGCGATGCTCACCGTCAtctggagcctcacctga